The Symphalangus syndactylus isolate Jambi chromosome 8, NHGRI_mSymSyn1-v2.1_pri, whole genome shotgun sequence genome includes a window with the following:
- the LGALS3 gene encoding galectin-3 isoform X2 codes for MADNFSLHDALSGSANPNPQGWPGPWGNQPAGAGGYPGASYPGAYPGQAPPGAYPGHAPPGAYPGAPGAYPGAPAPGVYPGPPSGPGAYPPPGQPSAPGAYPATGPYGAPAGPLTVPYNLPLPGGVVPRTLITILGTVKPNANRIALDFKRGNDVAFHFNPRFNENNRRVIVCNTKLDNNWGREERQSVFPFESGKPFKIQVLVEPNHFKVAVNDAHLLQYNHRVKNLNEISKLGISGDIDLTSASYTMI; via the exons ATGGCAGACAATTTTTCG CTCCATGATGCGTTATCTGGGTCTGCAAACCCAAACCCTCAAGGATGGCCTGGCCCATGGGGGAACCAGCCTGCTGGGGCAGGGGGCTACCCAGGGGCTTCCTATCCTGGGGCCTACCCTGGGCAGGCACCCCCAGGGGCTTATCCTGGACACGCACCTCCGGGCGCCTACCCTGGAGCACCTGGAGCTTATCCCGGAGCACCTGCACCTGGAGTCTACCCAGGGCCACCCAGCGGCCCTGGGGCCTACCCACCTCCTGGACAGCCAAGTGCTCCTGGAGCCTACCCTGCCACTGGCCCCTATGGTGCCCCTGCTGGGCCACTG ACTGTGCCTTATAACCTGCCTTTGCCTGGGGGAGTGGTGCCTCGCACGCTGATAACAATTCTGGGCACGGTGAAGCCCAATGCAAACAG AATTGCTTTAGATTTCAAAAGAGGGAATGATGTTGCCTTCCACTTTAACCCACGCTTCAATGAGAACAACAGGAGAGTCATTGTTTGCAATACAAAGCTGGATAATAactggggaagggaagaaagacagTCGGTTTTCCCATTTGAAAGTGGGAAACCATTCAAA ATACAAGTACTGGTTGAACCTAACCacttcaaggttgcagtgaatgaTGCTCACTTGTTGCAGTACAATCATCGGGTTAAAAATCTCAATGAAATCAGCAAACTGGGAATTTCTGGTGACATAGACCTTACCAGTGCTTCATACACCATGATATAA
- the LGALS3 gene encoding galectin-3 isoform X1 → MHSKTPCGCLKPWKMADNFSLHDALSGSANPNPQGWPGPWGNQPAGAGGYPGASYPGAYPGQAPPGAYPGHAPPGAYPGAPGAYPGAPAPGVYPGPPSGPGAYPPPGQPSAPGAYPATGPYGAPAGPLTVPYNLPLPGGVVPRTLITILGTVKPNANRIALDFKRGNDVAFHFNPRFNENNRRVIVCNTKLDNNWGREERQSVFPFESGKPFKIQVLVEPNHFKVAVNDAHLLQYNHRVKNLNEISKLGISGDIDLTSASYTMI, encoded by the exons ATGCATTCCAAGACCCCCTGTGGATGCCTTAAACCAT ggaAAATGGCAGACAATTTTTCG CTCCATGATGCGTTATCTGGGTCTGCAAACCCAAACCCTCAAGGATGGCCTGGCCCATGGGGGAACCAGCCTGCTGGGGCAGGGGGCTACCCAGGGGCTTCCTATCCTGGGGCCTACCCTGGGCAGGCACCCCCAGGGGCTTATCCTGGACACGCACCTCCGGGCGCCTACCCTGGAGCACCTGGAGCTTATCCCGGAGCACCTGCACCTGGAGTCTACCCAGGGCCACCCAGCGGCCCTGGGGCCTACCCACCTCCTGGACAGCCAAGTGCTCCTGGAGCCTACCCTGCCACTGGCCCCTATGGTGCCCCTGCTGGGCCACTG ACTGTGCCTTATAACCTGCCTTTGCCTGGGGGAGTGGTGCCTCGCACGCTGATAACAATTCTGGGCACGGTGAAGCCCAATGCAAACAG AATTGCTTTAGATTTCAAAAGAGGGAATGATGTTGCCTTCCACTTTAACCCACGCTTCAATGAGAACAACAGGAGAGTCATTGTTTGCAATACAAAGCTGGATAATAactggggaagggaagaaagacagTCGGTTTTCCCATTTGAAAGTGGGAAACCATTCAAA ATACAAGTACTGGTTGAACCTAACCacttcaaggttgcagtgaatgaTGCTCACTTGTTGCAGTACAATCATCGGGTTAAAAATCTCAATGAAATCAGCAAACTGGGAATTTCTGGTGACATAGACCTTACCAGTGCTTCATACACCATGATATAA